The genomic stretch cttcaaagaagagctaactccaattcttttcaaactattccacaaaatagaaacagaaggaacattaccaaactcattctatgaagccacagtcaccttggtacctaaacctcacaaagactcaacaaagaaagagaatttcaggccaatctcccttatgaacattgatgcaaaaatactaaacaaaatacttgcaaaccgaatccaagaacacatcaaaggtatcatccaccatgaccaagtaggcttcatcccaggtatgcaggggtggttcagtatatggaaatccatcaatgtgatccaccatattaacaaactgaaagaaaaaaaccacatgataatctccctagatgctgaaaaagcatttgacaaaatccaacatccattcatgtttaaagtattggagagatcagggatacaaggcacatatctaaaaaagTAAAGGcgatgtacagcaagcctatagccaacatcaaactcaatggagagaaacttaaagcaatcccattgaaatcagggacaagacaaggctgtccactctccccatatctcttcaacatagtgctggaagtccttgctagagcaataagacagatgaaggagatcaaggggatacagatgggaaaggaagaagtcaaattatcactatttgcagatgatatgatagtatacatgagtgaccccaaaaactctaccagggaaatcctacagctgataaacaccttcagcaaagtggccagatacaaaattaactcaaaaaaatcagtagcactcctgtatacaaaagacaaaagggctgggaaagaaattagagaaacaacaccctttacaatagtcataaatgacataaagtaccttggtgtaaccctaaccaagcaagtcaaagacttgtatgaaaaaaatttcaagtctctgaagaaagaattggaagaagatatgagaagatggaaagatctcccatgctcatggctaggcaggattaacatagtaaaaatggccatcttaccaaaagcaatctacagatttaatgcaattcccatcaaattgccaacacaattctttacagacctggaaagaaaaattctcaacttcatatggaataacaagaaaccaagaattactaaaacaatcctctacaataaaagatcttctggaggtatctccatccctgatctcaagctgtactctagagcaacagttatataaactgcatggtactggcacagaaacagaatggtggatcaatggaaccaaacagaagacccagaaataaacccacacacttatggacacctaatatttgacaaagatgccaaaaccatacaatggaaaaaagatagcatcttcaacaaatggtgctgctctaactggatgtctacatgtagaaaaatgaaaatagatccgtacttatcaccctgcacaaaactgaagtccaagtggatcaaagacctctacataaatccagacacattaaatcggctagaaaaaattggggaataccctagaactcattggtacaggagaaaacttcctgaacagaacaccaacagcacaggctggctctaagagcaacaatcaataaatgggacctcatgaaattgaaaagcttctgtaaagcaaaggacactgtcatcaaaacaaagcgactgcctacagattgggaaaaaatcatcaccaaccctttatctgacagaggactcatatccagtatatataaagaactaaagaagctgaaaagcagcaaaccaagtaatcaacttaaaaaatgggaacagagctaaacagagaattctctgtagaggaataccgaatggcagagaagcacttaaagaaatgctcaacctcattagccattagggaaatgtaaatcaaaacaaccttgagatttcaccttacacccatcagaatggccaagatcaaaaactcaagtgataactcatgctggagaggttgtggagaaaggggaacccttctctactgctggtgggaatgtaaacttgtacaaccactctggaaatcaatctggtgctttccagacaactaggaatagcgcttcctcaagatccagccataccactcctaggcatatacccaaaagaggctcaactacacaaaaaggacatttgctcaaccatgtttgtagcagctttatttgtaatagccagaagctggaaacagcccagatgcccctcaactgatgaatggatgcagaaactttggtacatctatacaatggaatattactcagcaatgaaaaataaggaaatcatgaaatttgcaggtaaatggtgggacctggaaaggatcatcctgagtgagttgtcccagaagcaaaatgacacacacggtatatactcactcatataaacatacaacatagaataaacccactaaaatctgtacatcgaAACATACTAAGTaaaagagaagacccttactaaaatgttcaatccccatcctgaaaggcaaagaggatggacatcagaagaagaagaaaacaggaaacaacctcggaacctgccacatagggcctctgaaagcctctgccatgcagactctgaaagcagatgctgagcctgatggccaactgatgggcagagtgaatggaattttatgtaagaagtgggaaatagtaagagctggagaagacaggaactccacaaggagagcaacagaacaagaatatttgaacacagggagcttctcagagactcatacttcaaccaagaactattcatggagataacctagaaccctgacaatgcagccacttctggtgagaactgatagacaaagatcagaaaggagaggaggacctcccctatcagtggacttggaaaggggcatgcatgcagaaagcgggggaggctgggactgggagggcaggagggagcggcttatggggggatacaaaatgaataaagtgtaattaataaaagttaaataaaaaattaaaaaaaaaataaaaaaatattcacttttaaATATTCAGTTTTGCCAGGAAACCCTGCTGTAAGGTTGAAATCTGGCATTTCTGGATAGCCTCTGAGCTGGGCATAAAATGGACTCCCCTTGTCAGCaggcctccctcttctctgcctgatctggggaaccAGAACCCCCACATCCTCTACCTGAGGAATGTCATATTGTCCTTAAGGAGAAAATAGGTGCAGCTCACTTTCTCCCAGTAGAACCTGTTCAGCAGGCACACAGGGACATGCAAATGAAGTCTCCGTGGCACCCCTagccccagtgaatcaaacactcTTCCCACTGCCCAAGGGTTACAAAGTTTCCTGattcactctctccctctctccatttctccacCACCACCGCCTGAGAATCTTGATTTATTCTGAGGAAGAACGGGTTCTTCTCCTCCTTGGAAATTCACTGATGAACTCCAGGCTTGGCAGTCAGCCACATGCTGCTGGCCACTGAGAGCATGTCAGAATGGATTGCTGCTGCCACCTTTTCTAGCACTGTTCTACTCTACTGGATGCAGTACTTGTCTATGGGAGCAAGTGGCCAGCTGCTCTTAAAGCAGCCATTTTGTGCACCTGGACAAAACTGCACTCGTGCCTAGGCCTCTCCTGGTTTCAGAGCTCCTAGTGAGCCTCTGTTACCAGCTGTGCACAAAGCAGCCACCAAAACACCCAAGTCAAGCTGGGCCACATGGCTGGGGTTCTGGAGCCCTGAGACCCTGGCATGTCATCCTTTTCGTCCTGGAGCGTGCACTTCTGTTTCCTGGCCAAAAGCATGGGAGAATACAGAAAGACAGCCACTTCCCAGGAGAGCCCAGGATCCTGCCAGTCACAGAATGGCACAGTTTAATGTATATGAGCTATATGTCAATAAAGTTAACATAAAAGCAAGTGGTTGATTTATATACTAATTTATAGAGATAACCGATCAGAGGAAAAGGCAATTTGATGAATGTTTTACTATAATTTTTGAAATGATAAATTTGTGCACTATGCAAGATATGCAACAGAAGTTCaaactatatataaaaataaataaataaaataatttaaattgttGTGTAGGATATTAATAGGGAAATGCTTATAACATAGTTGGGTGGCAAGAAGCtacaaaaaatactttaaaatgatttatttcttgGCTGAAAATCTTAAAGCAAGTAACCCCCTATGGTCTCACATATGAGGCTTTTCCTCTATTATCTCAGACTAGGGATTATAATTCCTATCATGAGTGTTGGAGAAATCAAACACAGCCTCAAAGTGCCGAGAAACTTTCTGAAAAAAACCGAGTCCTAGAAAATACTATCTATGTGATGGAACAGGAACCTCTCACCTTGGTTTCCTACCTTTATTGCTAACCTTCAGTTCTGGGTCTAAATCTCTCTGTTTAAGTTTATTCTCAATCACAGAAAGTTGGAATACAGAAGATAGGCTTGCCTATCCGAAACAGTTGTCCTTTCATGTCATATGTGAATAAGTTACGATTCATTTAAAATTGTGGTTATGACTTTTGTAAGGAAAATAAAAGCTGTTCATTTTCTTAAGGCATGCTATTAAACAGTGTACAGAATAATTCTGGCTCTTTGATAAAAGTACACACAGATAGGATCACTTCCATGAAAGCTTCACTTTCTTTATGACTCCTACGTCTACATCTTATTCACACAACAAAGTTTTGTATACTGATTTTCCAGATAATGCCTGGTAATATGCATGTAATCATTTCAGACTTTCCTCCTGGCATCTAGCCAGACAAATGACTAGTCAACATGCACTTGGAGGAACTCAAAACTTGCCAACTTGGTAGGGTACATTATCCATCACAAAATTAAACTACTactaaaaccaaaacaatctCTGAACTGTGAAGGCTATTATCTAAAAAGGAGGAATGAGTGTTAAAGGAGGATAGTGAAATGGGTTTTAGTGTGAGAAAAATGATCTGTGCCACCTGCCAGCTGTAAGGAGCTAGGAAGAAGCATTTGATATGCTCAGAATGAGATCTGATAAAAATGAGTTCATTAGCTCACCAGATCACCAAAAAAGGAGTAAAACTTGTAAAATATCTCATTCTAAGCATCTTACAGTAGTGggaaactaataataataataataataataataataataaatacttccTTTTCATTCctacctcctttttcttctctgagaTGACAGATGAAATAGTTTAAAATttgaattataaatataaaagcaaattttaaaatgaatacattgtaaatttTGTACAATTCAAGGCCACTGCGTGTTCTGTAAAGAATGTTTGATGCAGCTGCAATAAGGGAGGGGGGTGGGAGAAATCTCTTATATTTAATAGCCTATAGTAACctgcctcattttttaatcaaTAGTGAACATTTGGCAATAGACATATATAAGCAACAAACACACAGTAAAAGTACCATCAGTTATCTTTATTTGTGTACACCTTAGTTCTGTAACTAGATTACAAGACCAGCAGTTTCATTTTTGCCATCTGGAGCTACAAATATAAGCAGATACTAATCATCAAGAAACTGTACTTCTGTACTTCAGCTGGATCACAAGTTCTTTAAGTAAAATGGTAAAAACTTGCTAATCTAGGTAAGATAGAATTCAACAAACTTTTTTTATCTCAAGATTTAATACTCATCAAATCATCAAAAGTGTTGTAGCTTTGAGCTAGAACCTGCCACAGGTAATAATTTGGAAAAGATGTTAAGACAAAATATGTGAGCAGTAATTACCAAAATAGTATGCAAAAGTCTTTGGGAATGTATAACCAATCAGAATTTGGGCAGTTcagtgttctctttcatttctagGTCATTTTACATTCTTTCAATAATCCCTTTAACTTCCCGGAATATGGCAGTAAGAGTACTGTAACTCAAGTGATCAACTACTACAATGGAACCTTTTCTAATATGTTCCTTTATGTTAATAAAGATGGCCACAGCACTAACAAGATTGGCTTTTGCCTCTTTTTGGTTAAAGATGAGTTTTAGTGCTGCTAATGCCTTCATATTGATCATATCTCTGGCTGCCTTTGGATTTTCAGACATATTCAAAAACACTTTCAAAACAAGATTTCTAGTCTTACGATTCCCCTGGGACAGCAAGTGGAAAAGCTCTGAAAAGTAACTAACAACAATGTAATGATGGACAGACTCAGTAGTTAGTTGTCCTATTATCTTTAATCCAGATTGCTGGCCAGGGGAGTTCAAAGGGAAAGACACGGTTTCTTTACACATATGCTTAACATGAAATTCAACCTTATGTTGTCTATCATTCACAGAAGAATTCAGAGTAATAACAGTCTTTTTTATACTTTCAGAGGAAGAAAAACTGAGCAAGCTTTCAATAAGTGTCACCACGCCCACTTCATTAATGAATTCCTGGGCAAATGGATGAACTTTATGTATACCCATTGCTATCTGTGCTATCTTATGAATGAGAGGATCAGTAGTTGACTTAAGTATGTTAACAAGCTTTTCAAATTCTGGAGAATCCAAATAACACTCCATTTTGCAAGGACAAGCAAAGGGCTTGATGCCATTCTCTTCTCTGACCTTGATTTGTTGTCTAATACCATCTAATGTCTGGATGCAAGGATCAGAACCAAATGGGTACTCAGGTATAGGCTGTAGGCTTGATCGAGTATTTTTAGTACAGGCTGCTGAAGCTTCTTCTTCATTTGAGGCCAGAACAATAAATGAAGAGGGCCTTGCCTCAGATGAGTCCTGGGATCTATAACCTAACACTGCTGGAGTTACAGCAGGAGCTTTGGGCCAGATAGTTACCTCAGACCAGTCCTTTGgcctatttttttcattaatttcatcTACTGGCTGAGGTTTAACTATTCTGAATACAGGTTTAGGA from Meriones unguiculatus strain TT.TT164.6M chromosome X, Bangor_MerUng_6.1, whole genome shotgun sequence encodes the following:
- the Gprasp3 gene encoding G protein-coupled receptor associated sorting protein 3 — encoded protein: MTGSKNKARAQAKLEKRASAHAKAVAEREAANAGKGSGKNRDKAKGKVGNKTDAVAEMKAGSKNKAAAEMKEGARSESKAVGKATSDFSHKAENKVARSTRKEKPGSDTWFWAGEDSGLNSWFWKGEEVSNTVAKSENKTNTCTQAHAEESEPTPRTSHKSRSGAEEEEEENVIGNWFWEGDDTGFDSDPKPVFRIVKPQPVDEINEKNRPKDWSEVTIWPKAPAVTPAVLGYRSQDSSEARPSSFIVLASNEEEASAACTKNTRSSLQPIPEYPFGSDPCIQTLDGIRQQIKVREENGIKPFACPCKMECYLDSPEFEKLVNILKSTTDPLIHKIAQIAMGIHKVHPFAQEFINEVGVVTLIESLLSFSSSESIKKTVITLNSSVNDRQHKVEFHVKHMCKETVSFPLNSPGQQSGLKIIGQLTTESVHHYIVVSYFSELFHLLSQGNRKTRNLVLKVFLNMSENPKAARDMINMKALAALKLIFNQKEAKANLVSAVAIFINIKEHIRKGSIVVVDHLSYSTLTAIFREVKGIIERM